A single genomic interval of Falsiruegeria litorea R37 harbors:
- the hemH gene encoding ferrochelatase: MFDATRPAHAPTDHPKVKFGKVGVLLANLGTPDDYSYWPMRRYLNEFLSDQRVIDYPKWKWQPLLQLIILTKRPFTSGAAYKSIWNHDKGESPLMTITKDQTAKMAASLTERYGDRVMVDFCMRYGNPSTQSKVREMVEAGCDKILFFPLYPHYAGATSATANDQFFRALMQEAWQPASRTVAPYFDHPAYVEALAQSIESAYADMATRPDILVCSYHGMPERYLQQGDPYHCQCVKTTRLLRERLGWDETEIVSTFQSRFGPEEWLKPYTVDHVADLAKQGKKNIAVCAPAFSADCIETLEEINEEIKESFEEAGGEQFTYIPCLNDDDAHIEALSTVVAENLSGWID; encoded by the coding sequence ATGTTTGATGCCACCCGCCCCGCCCATGCCCCAACCGACCATCCAAAGGTGAAGTTCGGCAAGGTCGGCGTGTTGCTGGCCAATCTGGGCACGCCGGATGACTATTCATATTGGCCGATGCGGCGTTACCTGAACGAGTTTCTGTCGGACCAGCGGGTGATCGACTATCCGAAATGGAAATGGCAGCCTCTGCTACAGCTGATCATCCTGACCAAACGCCCTTTCACGTCTGGTGCGGCTTACAAATCCATCTGGAACCACGACAAGGGCGAAAGCCCGTTGATGACGATCACCAAGGATCAGACAGCCAAGATGGCGGCAAGTTTGACCGAGCGCTATGGCGACCGGGTGATGGTTGATTTCTGTATGCGCTATGGCAACCCATCAACGCAGTCTAAGGTTCGAGAAATGGTCGAGGCGGGATGCGACAAGATCTTGTTTTTTCCGCTTTATCCGCACTACGCCGGCGCGACCTCGGCCACTGCCAATGACCAATTTTTCCGCGCCCTGATGCAAGAGGCCTGGCAGCCCGCTAGCCGCACGGTCGCGCCGTACTTCGACCATCCGGCCTATGTCGAGGCTCTGGCGCAGTCGATCGAGAGCGCATATGCGGATATGGCGACGCGCCCCGACATTCTGGTGTGTTCCTACCACGGTATGCCCGAACGGTATTTGCAGCAGGGCGATCCCTATCACTGCCAATGCGTGAAAACGACCAGGCTTCTGCGCGAGCGTCTGGGTTGGGATGAGACCGAGATCGTTTCGACTTTTCAATCGCGGTTTGGACCCGAGGAATGGCTGAAACCGTATACGGTCGACCACGTGGCGGATTTGGCGAAGCAGGGCAAAAAGAACATCGCCGTCTGCGCACCGGCCTTTTCAGCCGATTGCATCGAAACGCTCGAAGAGATCAATGAAGAGATCAAGGAAAGCTTTGAAGAGGCGGGTGGTGAGCAGTTCACCTACATTCCCTGCCTTAACGATGACGACGCGCATATCGAGGCACTGAGCACCGTTGTGGCGGAAAACCTGTCGGGCTGGATCGACTGA
- a CDS encoding L,D-transpeptidase, translating to MVKKSFESPTRRSFLIGATATLGTPAIAQYVPNDPLRPAPEPEPAVRRNISSFRAKSWKPYFSNTRNGAILVDTTSRALHYWSDDQSIYKLYPSSVPLTEELTRLGRTSVIRKVEGPSWSPTPSMKKRNPEWPDHIPPGPDNPLGTHALYLSWKYYRIHGTHDTRKIGRRSSNGCIGLYNEHISELFSMAKVGTQVLLI from the coding sequence ATGGTCAAAAAGTCATTCGAATCCCCGACTCGCCGCAGTTTTTTGATTGGCGCAACCGCCACTTTGGGTACGCCTGCCATCGCTCAATACGTGCCAAACGACCCATTACGCCCGGCCCCCGAGCCAGAGCCGGCGGTTCGTCGCAATATTTCAAGCTTCCGTGCGAAGAGTTGGAAACCTTACTTCAGCAACACCAGAAACGGTGCGATTCTGGTCGATACCACGTCGCGTGCGCTGCATTATTGGTCGGACGATCAGTCGATCTACAAGCTCTACCCCTCATCAGTGCCCCTGACCGAGGAACTGACCCGGCTTGGCCGCACCAGCGTCATCCGCAAGGTCGAAGGCCCCAGCTGGTCGCCAACCCCTTCGATGAAAAAGCGTAATCCCGAGTGGCCGGACCATATTCCGCCGGGCCCGGACAACCCATTGGGCACGCACGCGCTGTACCTAAGCTGGAAATACTACCGCATCCACGGCACCCACGACACGCGCAAAATCGGACGCCGGTCGTCGAACGGCTGCATTGGTCTGTACAACGAGCATATCTCCGAATTGTTCTCAATGGCCAAGGTGGGCACGCAAGTGTTGCTAATTTGA
- a CDS encoding CAP domain-containing protein codes for MTRLISLLTVLFLGLAACTPTSGPDRLGADGQPLPKVYKIRGNASKLQFRMLDSVNALRSASGLSPVQLNAQLNAAAATHSRDMAAQNRPWHFGSDGSSPLDRIARAGYPGPLVGEAISETYETELETLAAWMEEPGTRGVILDPTAINMGFAWFQEKSGKIWWTLEMGG; via the coding sequence ATGACGCGACTGATTTCTCTTTTGACGGTTCTGTTTCTGGGCCTTGCGGCCTGTACCCCCACATCGGGGCCAGATCGGTTGGGGGCTGATGGCCAGCCGCTGCCCAAGGTTTACAAGATTCGCGGCAACGCCTCGAAGCTGCAGTTCCGCATGCTGGACTCGGTCAATGCACTTCGCTCGGCCTCGGGCCTGTCTCCGGTGCAGTTGAACGCGCAGCTGAATGCGGCTGCTGCGACGCATTCGCGTGACATGGCTGCACAGAACCGCCCCTGGCACTTTGGTTCGGATGGTTCGTCGCCGCTGGATCGGATTGCGCGGGCCGGATACCCTGGGCCGCTGGTGGGTGAGGCGATCTCGGAAACCTACGAGACCGAGTTGGAAACCCTGGCCGCCTGGATGGAAGAGCCGGGCACGCGTGGCGTAATTTTGGACCCGACAGCCATCAACATGGGGTTTGCCTGGTTCCAGGAAAAAAGCGGCAAGATTTGGTGGACATTGGAAATGGGCGGCTAA
- a CDS encoding PTS sugar transporter subunit IIA: MELSSILKPEAVKVFAAASSKKRLFQEIAEVAHTSHGFDPQSTVEALMERESLGPTGVGHGVALPHARMAGVEHVTGVFVMLEKPMDFGSVDRQPVDIAFTLFAPEEAGVEHLKALALVSRTLREQPLCTKLRANLDQTKLYAILTEAQSVQAA; this comes from the coding sequence ATGGAGCTTTCAAGCATCCTCAAGCCTGAGGCGGTCAAGGTATTTGCCGCCGCCTCGAGCAAGAAACGTCTGTTCCAGGAAATCGCCGAAGTGGCACATACCTCGCATGGGTTTGACCCACAGTCGACGGTCGAGGCCCTGATGGAACGCGAAAGCCTGGGACCCACTGGCGTTGGCCATGGTGTAGCCCTGCCTCACGCCCGTATGGCTGGCGTAGAGCATGTCACCGGTGTGTTTGTCATGCTGGAAAAACCGATGGATTTCGGCTCGGTTGACCGGCAACCGGTGGACATTGCCTTTACCCTGTTTGCCCCTGAAGAGGCGGGCGTAGAGCACCTGAAGGCGCTGGCCTTGGTATCGCGCACCCTGCGCGAGCAGCCGCTGTGCACCAAACTGCGTGCCAATCTGGATCAGACCAAGCTCTATGCAATCCTGACCGAGGCGCAATCGGTTCAAGCCGCCTGA
- the hpf gene encoding ribosome hibernation-promoting factor, HPF/YfiA family, producing the protein MRYQISGKQIDIGEALQTHVQTELGDAVAKYAERPTDANVVFSRSAHEYVCETTVHLSTGLTAQAKAHANEIYAAFEACCDKMETQLRRYKRRLKDHHKDRSEPVELFGASSYILASEGQNTDSEPESLQPIIVAEMETKIPSLSVGEAVMQMELAGAPVLVFRNEGKDGLNVVYRRDDGNIGWIDP; encoded by the coding sequence ATGCGTTACCAAATCAGCGGAAAACAGATTGATATCGGTGAAGCCCTGCAAACACACGTGCAGACGGAACTGGGCGATGCGGTCGCAAAATACGCGGAACGCCCCACCGACGCCAATGTCGTCTTTTCCCGCTCGGCGCATGAATATGTGTGCGAAACAACTGTTCATCTTTCAACCGGCCTGACGGCGCAAGCCAAGGCGCATGCCAACGAGATTTATGCCGCGTTCGAGGCCTGCTGCGATAAAATGGAGACCCAGCTGCGCCGCTACAAGCGCCGCCTGAAGGATCACCACAAGGATCGATCCGAGCCGGTTGAACTCTTTGGCGCGTCCTCGTATATCCTCGCGTCGGAAGGACAGAACACCGACAGTGAGCCCGAGTCGCTTCAGCCGATTATTGTGGCCGAGATGGAAACTAAAATTCCGTCGCTTTCGGTTGGCGAGGCCGTTATGCAAATGGAGCTGGCTGGTGCCCCGGTGCTGGTCTTTCGGAACGAAGGCAAGGATGGGTTGAACGTGGTGTACCGTCGAGATGACGGAAACATCGGCTGGATCGACCCGTAA
- the lptB gene encoding LPS export ABC transporter ATP-binding protein, protein MAKPKLSVTEGSSGLKIEKLRKSYSKKTVIRDVSMSLDRSEVVALLGPNGSGKTTTFYSIAGLVFPEAGSVTIDGQNVTTLPMYRRARLGIGYLPQEMSIFRGLSVEDNISAVLDVTVKHAHKRKERLEELLSDFSVEHLRRAPALALSGGERRRVEIARCLAADPKYLLLDEPFAGVDPISVGDIRHLVADLKKRGIGVLITDHNVRETLEIVDRAYILHDGQVLMSGTPEEVVDNENVRRVYLGENFRIS, encoded by the coding sequence ATGGCAAAACCGAAACTCAGCGTGACCGAAGGCTCATCCGGGCTGAAAATCGAGAAGCTGCGCAAGTCTTACAGTAAAAAGACGGTGATTCGGGACGTGTCGATGTCTCTGGACCGATCCGAGGTTGTGGCGCTGTTGGGCCCGAACGGATCCGGCAAAACGACAACATTCTACTCCATCGCTGGTTTGGTGTTCCCCGAAGCTGGATCAGTCACCATCGACGGTCAGAATGTCACCACACTGCCGATGTATCGGCGTGCACGTTTGGGGATCGGATATCTGCCGCAGGAAATGTCGATCTTTCGCGGCCTGAGCGTCGAAGACAATATTTCGGCTGTACTGGATGTGACCGTCAAACACGCGCACAAGCGCAAGGAACGGCTTGAAGAATTGCTGTCAGACTTTTCCGTCGAGCACCTGCGACGCGCCCCTGCGCTGGCCCTGTCGGGCGGCGAACGCCGCCGCGTTGAAATTGCCCGCTGCCTGGCCGCCGACCCCAAATATCTGCTGCTGGACGAGCCTTTTGCAGGTGTTGACCCGATCAGTGTTGGTGACATCCGCCACCTTGTGGCTGATCTGAAAAAGCGCGGCATTGGCGTGTTGATCACTGACCACAATGTGCGCGAAACGCTCGAGATCGTGGACCGCGCCTATATCTTGCATGACGGTCAGGTCCTGATGTCCGGCACACCGGAAGAGGTCGTGGACAACGAAAACGTGCGCCGCGTGTATCTGGGCGAAAACTTCCGCATTTCATGA
- a CDS encoding LptA/OstA family protein yields the protein MFYFRALIISISLVLGAAPVSAQGTNVAFGAIKADPSLPVEVTADTLDVNQENGSAEFKGNVLVGQGEMRLSAQRVLVIYNQEQSGIQRMEATGDVVLVSGPDAAQAQRADYTIDTGVIVMTGNVLLTQGENALTSNKMTVNLITGTAQMVGRVKTILNSDKN from the coding sequence GTGTTCTATTTTCGCGCTCTGATTATCAGCATCTCTTTGGTCCTGGGCGCGGCACCGGTGTCGGCACAGGGCACTAACGTTGCATTCGGTGCGATCAAAGCCGACCCATCCCTGCCGGTAGAAGTGACAGCTGATACGCTCGACGTGAACCAGGAGAACGGATCCGCGGAATTCAAGGGTAACGTCTTGGTGGGGCAAGGTGAAATGCGCCTGTCTGCGCAGCGCGTTCTTGTCATCTACAACCAGGAACAATCCGGCATCCAACGCATGGAAGCAACGGGCGACGTTGTGCTGGTCAGCGGACCTGATGCCGCTCAGGCGCAGCGCGCAGATTACACCATCGATACAGGCGTCATCGTGATGACCGGAAACGTGTTGCTGACCCAAGGCGAAAACGCCCTGACTTCGAACAAGATGACCGTCAATCTGATCACCGGAACGGCGCAGATGGTTGGCCGAGTGAAAACAATTTTGAACTCGGACAAGAATTGA
- the lptC gene encoding LPS export ABC transporter periplasmic protein LptC yields MVQLLKVLLPLAALALLSTLFLLSRSVDPNATIPFAEQDMADRMRDQQVTKPYFSGTTAKGEEVLVTALIARPGGPNSPAEATNLDAKIKLIDGKIIRLTSDLGSVALDQDMAVFSGDVRITSTDGTEIRTEVLHTTLSGIKGSTPGTVTGTGPIGDFTAGNMEMGAKNDDGPIHMVFKNGVKLIYDPQKQER; encoded by the coding sequence ATGGTGCAACTGTTAAAGGTGCTTCTGCCTTTGGCAGCACTTGCGCTGTTGTCGACCCTGTTCCTGCTGTCCCGCAGCGTCGACCCAAATGCCACAATCCCGTTTGCCGAACAGGACATGGCAGATCGGATGCGCGACCAACAAGTGACCAAACCCTATTTCTCGGGCACCACTGCCAAGGGCGAAGAAGTGCTGGTCACCGCATTGATCGCCCGGCCTGGCGGGCCAAATTCCCCGGCCGAGGCGACAAACCTGGACGCCAAGATCAAACTTATCGACGGCAAGATCATCCGCCTGACCTCGGATTTGGGGAGCGTTGCGCTGGATCAGGACATGGCCGTGTTCTCGGGCGACGTTCGGATCACATCAACCGATGGCACCGAAATCCGGACCGAAGTGCTGCACACGACGCTGAGCGGGATCAAGGGATCGACCCCCGGAACAGTCACCGGAACCGGCCCAATTGGTGATTTCACGGCCGGAAACATGGAAATGGGTGCAAAAAACGACGATGGACCCATCCACATGGTATTCAAAAACGGCGTGAAGCTGATATATGATCCCCAAAAGCAAGAAAGATAA
- a CDS encoding KpsF/GutQ family sugar-phosphate isomerase, which translates to MTDPQSFLSTARQVITDEAQALESLAEGLDDRFAQAVDLILNTKGRVIVSGIGKSGHIGHKIAATLASTGTPAYFVHPAEASHGDLGMLSEGDVVLAISNSGEAPELANLLAFTRRFSIPLIGLSSRMDSTLMKNADVHLQIPARGEACGFGMVPSISTTLTLAMGDALAIALMKYRDFRPENFREFHPGGKLGARLSKVSDLMHAGDALPLITADTPMSEALIEISQKGFGVVGVTGADGSLAGIITDGDLRRNMDGLLDLNAEQVMTANPTTITADSLAEEAVAVMNQRKITCLFVTDEATKSSAQGLLHIHDCLRVGLG; encoded by the coding sequence ATGACCGATCCACAGTCCTTTCTCAGCACCGCCCGCCAGGTGATCACAGACGAGGCCCAAGCGCTTGAGTCCTTGGCCGAAGGGCTGGATGATCGCTTTGCACAAGCAGTTGATCTGATCCTGAACACCAAGGGTCGCGTTATCGTCAGCGGCATCGGCAAATCGGGCCACATCGGCCACAAGATCGCCGCCACCCTGGCCAGCACCGGCACGCCCGCCTATTTCGTGCACCCGGCCGAGGCAAGCCACGGCGATCTGGGCATGCTGTCCGAAGGGGATGTTGTTCTGGCGATTTCGAACTCGGGCGAGGCACCAGAGTTGGCGAACCTGCTGGCGTTTACGCGTCGCTTCTCGATCCCTCTTATCGGTCTGTCCAGCCGCATGGACAGCACGCTGATGAAGAACGCCGATGTGCACCTGCAGATCCCCGCACGGGGCGAAGCCTGTGGCTTTGGCATGGTGCCATCCATCTCGACAACGCTGACGCTAGCGATGGGGGATGCACTGGCGATTGCATTGATGAAGTATCGCGACTTCCGGCCCGAGAATTTCCGCGAGTTCCACCCTGGTGGCAAGCTAGGCGCGCGACTGAGCAAGGTCAGCGATCTGATGCATGCGGGCGATGCTCTGCCACTGATCACCGCCGATACGCCGATGAGCGAGGCGCTGATCGAGATCAGCCAAAAGGGCTTTGGCGTTGTGGGCGTAACCGGCGCGGATGGATCGCTGGCAGGGATCATCACCGATGGTGACTTGCGGCGAAACATGGACGGGTTGCTGGATCTGAATGCAGAACAGGTCATGACCGCCAACCCGACCACGATCACAGCCGATTCGCTGGCCGAGGAGGCGGTGGCCGTGATGAACCAGCGAAAGATCACCTGCCTGTTTGTGACCGATGAGGCCACAAAAAGCTCGGCGCAGGGCTTGCTGCATATCCACGACTGCCTGCGCGTCGGTCTGGGATAA
- a CDS encoding ribonuclease D — MANHLYKNDLPDGLDLGPIVAIDCETMGLNPHRDRLCVIQMSGGDGDAHIVQVEKGQTSAPNLCAMLENPDVLKLFHFGRFDIAAMYNAFGALTAPVYCTKIASRLVRTYTDRHGLKNLTQELIGVDISKQQQMSDWGAETLTPAQLDYAASDVLHLHQLRDELNKRLAREGRTEMAQACFDFLPMRAKLDLAGWPETDIFAHS; from the coding sequence GTGGCAAACCACCTGTACAAGAACGACCTGCCCGACGGGCTGGACCTAGGGCCCATTGTGGCCATCGACTGTGAAACCATGGGCCTGAACCCACATCGGGACCGCCTGTGCGTGATCCAAATGTCCGGTGGTGACGGCGACGCGCACATCGTGCAGGTCGAAAAGGGTCAGACATCGGCGCCAAACCTGTGCGCGATGCTGGAAAATCCGGATGTGCTCAAGCTGTTTCACTTTGGCCGCTTTGACATCGCCGCGATGTACAACGCCTTTGGCGCGCTGACCGCGCCTGTATACTGCACCAAGATCGCCAGCCGACTGGTGCGCACCTATACCGACCGCCACGGGCTTAAGAACCTGACGCAAGAGTTGATCGGCGTCGACATCTCGAAACAGCAACAGATGAGCGATTGGGGCGCCGAAACCCTGACGCCCGCGCAACTCGACTATGCCGCATCCGACGTCCTACACCTGCACCAACTGCGCGATGAGCTGAACAAGCGCCTGGCGCGCGAAGGTCGGACCGAGATGGCCCAGGCCTGTTTTGATTTTCTTCCCATGCGCGCCAAGCTGGATTTGGCAGGCTGGCCTGAAACGGATATCTTTGCACACTCATGA
- a CDS encoding NnrS family protein produces MFLGASLFAILSIVIWVLSLRGAAELPLYGDPHLWHMHEMLFGYVSAVLTGFLLTAVPNWTGRAPVVGSLLVGLTGLWVAGRAVMLWGSGWVAAGVEVLFLFAVLAITTREVIAGRNWRNLMVVGPVSVFALANLGFHTESALTGNAEYATRAGFVAIMALLMLIGGRITPAFTRNWLKQQGHAHLPPTFGRFDAVSLLVSVLALILWFIVPDILVSAGSLAVAAFLQAVRLGRWGGLRTLPNPILFTLHGCFAMIPLGMLMLAAAPFDWAFYAAGLHVIGIAAIGGMTLAVMLRASMGHTGRPLKSDIWMNAALIALLLASGLRAAWSLWGLPGWMLDLSATLWIVAFGVFALRVGPWLLRPSKPA; encoded by the coding sequence ATGTTTCTGGGTGCCTCCCTCTTTGCGATCCTGTCCATTGTGATCTGGGTTTTGTCGTTGCGGGGCGCTGCTGAGCTGCCGCTCTACGGGGATCCCCACCTGTGGCACATGCATGAGATGCTGTTTGGCTACGTCTCGGCCGTGCTGACCGGGTTCCTGCTGACGGCCGTGCCCAATTGGACCGGACGCGCACCTGTTGTTGGATCGCTGCTGGTTGGGCTGACGGGGTTGTGGGTTGCAGGTCGCGCGGTGATGCTCTGGGGCAGTGGTTGGGTTGCGGCGGGCGTCGAGGTGTTGTTTTTGTTTGCCGTCCTCGCGATCACAACACGCGAAGTGATCGCTGGTCGCAATTGGCGCAATCTGATGGTGGTGGGGCCGGTCAGTGTTTTTGCTTTGGCGAACCTGGGATTTCACACCGAGTCCGCGCTGACAGGGAATGCCGAATACGCAACCCGTGCCGGGTTTGTTGCCATCATGGCGTTGCTAATGCTGATCGGGGGAAGGATCACACCGGCCTTCACCCGCAATTGGCTGAAACAACAAGGTCATGCGCATCTGCCACCGACCTTTGGTCGCTTTGATGCCGTCAGCCTTTTGGTCAGTGTTCTGGCCCTGATCTTGTGGTTCATTGTCCCTGATATCCTCGTATCTGCTGGATCATTGGCAGTTGCCGCATTCCTCCAAGCGGTGCGTTTGGGACGGTGGGGCGGGTTGCGGACCCTGCCCAACCCCATCCTTTTCACGTTGCATGGATGCTTTGCCATGATTCCGCTGGGGATGCTTATGCTGGCCGCCGCGCCGTTTGACTGGGCCTTTTATGCAGCCGGGCTGCACGTCATCGGGATTGCCGCCATTGGTGGAATGACACTGGCTGTCATGCTGCGCGCCAGTATGGGTCACACCGGGCGCCCACTGAAATCCGATATATGGATGAACGCCGCCTTGATCGCGTTGTTGCTGGCCTCAGGTTTGCGTGCGGCCTGGTCGCTTTGGGGCTTGCCCGGCTGGATGCTGGATCTGTCGGCAACGCTGTGGATTGTGGCTTTTGGTGTCTTTGCGCTGCGGGTTGGACCCTGGCTTTTGCGCCCCTCAAAACCTGCTTAG
- the mtgA gene encoding monofunctional biosynthetic peptidoglycan transglycosylase, with translation MAKKSAGKKKSRAKAKTRFKPLPWLLSWAGFLALRGTTILILTVLALVVLYTFVNPPITHTIWSEKRRLGSVDRQWVPIEEITPVMARSVVAAEDANFCLHWGFDVKAIRAAIDSGSGRGASTISQQVVKNVFLWQGRSWIRKALETAITPAVEVIWSKRRILEVYLNVAEMDEGVFGVDAAAQGYFGVTPDKLTPLQAARIAAVLPAPKSRSASKPSAKVRKRTASIMDGAATIRADGRAACFED, from the coding sequence ATGGCCAAAAAATCGGCAGGCAAGAAGAAGAGCAGAGCAAAAGCAAAGACACGGTTCAAACCGTTGCCTTGGCTGTTGTCGTGGGCGGGCTTCCTTGCTTTGCGCGGCACCACGATCTTGATCCTGACCGTTTTGGCGCTGGTGGTGCTCTATACATTTGTCAATCCGCCGATCACCCACACCATTTGGTCGGAAAAGCGCCGTTTGGGGTCAGTTGATCGGCAATGGGTTCCGATCGAAGAGATCACCCCCGTCATGGCCCGTTCGGTTGTTGCCGCAGAGGATGCGAATTTTTGCCTGCACTGGGGTTTTGACGTCAAAGCGATTCGGGCGGCGATTGATTCCGGTAGTGGGCGGGGGGCGTCCACGATCTCGCAACAGGTGGTCAAAAACGTTTTCCTCTGGCAGGGGCGCAGCTGGATTCGCAAGGCGCTTGAGACAGCGATCACGCCGGCAGTCGAGGTGATCTGGTCCAAGCGGCGCATCCTTGAGGTTTACTTGAACGTGGCCGAGATGGACGAAGGCGTGTTCGGCGTTGATGCAGCCGCCCAAGGATACTTTGGCGTGACGCCGGATAAGCTCACGCCTTTGCAGGCCGCGCGCATTGCCGCCGTGCTGCCTGCGCCCAAATCGCGCTCGGCCTCGAAACCAAGCGCCAAGGTGCGCAAGAGGACGGCCTCGATCATGGATGGGGCGGCCACCATCCGCGCAGATGGGCGGGCCGCGTGTTTCGAGGATTGA
- the fzlA gene encoding FtsZ-binding protein FzlA, with protein MARLFHVPLSPFCRKVRLSLAEKKIEVELVEERYWEEDPDFLRRNPAGKVPVIKLDGKMMAESAAICEYIEETRPEPSLMPKDVDARYEVRRLISWFDDKFHHEVTSKLLYERVNKKMTGQGYPDSRNVKAGAKAIKYHLDYMAWLLDHRRWLAGDAMTLADFAAAAHLSSLDYISDVDWNRSQIVKDWYAKIKSRPAFRSILADQIPGFRPPAHYADLDF; from the coding sequence ATGGCGCGCCTGTTTCACGTCCCCCTTTCCCCGTTTTGCCGCAAAGTCCGGCTGTCGCTTGCTGAGAAGAAGATCGAAGTCGAGCTGGTCGAAGAAAGATATTGGGAGGAAGACCCCGATTTTCTGCGCCGCAACCCGGCCGGTAAGGTCCCGGTGATCAAGCTGGACGGCAAGATGATGGCCGAAAGCGCGGCCATCTGTGAATACATCGAAGAAACTCGTCCCGAGCCGTCGCTTATGCCCAAGGACGTTGATGCCCGGTATGAGGTACGCCGCCTGATCAGTTGGTTCGATGACAAGTTCCACCACGAGGTGACGTCGAAGCTGCTGTATGAGCGGGTCAACAAGAAGATGACCGGTCAGGGCTATCCCGACAGTCGCAACGTCAAGGCCGGAGCCAAGGCGATCAAGTATCATCTGGATTACATGGCCTGGTTGCTGGATCACCGCCGTTGGCTGGCGGGCGATGCAATGACGCTGGCTGATTTTGCAGCCGCCGCGCATCTATCGTCGCTGGACTATATCTCGGATGTGGATTGGAACCGCAGTCAGATCGTCAAGGATTGGTACGCCAAGATCAAATCGCGTCCTGCCTTCCGGTCTATCCTGGCCGATCAGATTCCGGGCTTCCGCCCGCCGGCCCATTACGCCGACCTGGATTTCTGA
- the queG gene encoding tRNA epoxyqueuosine(34) reductase QueG: MTTDPDLKQRLTQQALDEGFVSCRICRPWDIPQVPERLAAFVEAGYHGQMGWMGERMHWRGNPAALWPEAQSVIMLAESYAPDHDPRAILDHPDKGAISVYAQNKDYHDLVKKRLKRLARWLIAEGGGEVKVFVDTAPVSEKALGQAAGLGWQGKHTNLVSRDWGNWAFIGSVFTTLDLPADAPEIDHCGSCRSCLAACPTDAFPAPYQLDARRCISYLTIEHKGPVDEELRGKLGNRIYGCDDCLAACPWNKFAVAASDMRYAAREELKAPGLAELATLDDTTFRAFFSGSPIKRIGRDRFVRNVLYAIGNSGDAALMPTAQGLTEDADATVADAARWAVEQLQ, from the coding sequence ATGACCACCGATCCCGATCTGAAACAGAGACTGACGCAGCAGGCGCTGGACGAAGGGTTCGTGTCCTGTCGGATCTGCCGCCCATGGGACATCCCGCAGGTGCCCGAGCGCTTGGCCGCTTTTGTCGAGGCCGGGTATCACGGGCAGATGGGCTGGATGGGCGAACGAATGCATTGGCGCGGCAACCCCGCCGCGCTTTGGCCCGAAGCGCAATCCGTGATCATGTTGGCCGAAAGCTATGCCCCGGATCACGACCCCCGTGCCATTCTGGACCATCCGGATAAGGGCGCGATTTCGGTCTATGCGCAGAACAAGGACTATCACGATCTGGTCAAGAAACGCCTCAAACGCCTGGCCCGTTGGCTGATCGCCGAGGGTGGTGGAGAGGTGAAGGTTTTTGTCGATACAGCACCCGTTTCCGAAAAGGCGTTGGGTCAGGCGGCGGGTCTTGGGTGGCAGGGCAAACACACCAACCTTGTGAGCCGTGATTGGGGCAATTGGGCCTTCATAGGCTCTGTTTTCACCACACTCGACTTGCCCGCAGATGCACCTGAGATCGACCATTGTGGCTCTTGCCGGTCTTGTTTGGCGGCGTGTCCCACCGATGCTTTTCCTGCGCCCTACCAGTTGGATGCGCGGCGTTGCATTTCTTACCTGACCATCGAACACAAAGGCCCGGTCGACGAAGAGCTGCGGGGTAAACTGGGCAACCGCATCTATGGCTGCGACGATTGCCTGGCTGCGTGTCCATGGAACAAATTCGCGGTGGCGGCCAGTGACATGCGCTATGCCGCGCGCGAAGAGTTGAAGGCTCCGGGGTTGGCTGAATTGGCCACTTTGGACGACACGACGTTTCGGGCGTTTTTCTCGGGCTCGCCGATCAAGCGGATCGGGAGGGACCGGTTCGTGCGCAATGTCCTTTATGCCATCGGTAACTCGGGTGATGCAGCATTGATGCCAACCGCGCAGGGCCTGACCGAAGATGCGGATGCAACCGTGGCCGATGCTGCCCGGTGGGCCGTGGAACAATTGCAATAA